The following proteins come from a genomic window of Pseudomonadota bacterium:
- a CDS encoding trypsin-like peptidase domain-containing protein, with protein sequence MRFNTKENSCAPNCAEEICFVNKIIILLLSVIVIYSFASTVYAEDQISQSVVKIIATQRLPDIIRPWTKNTQREISGSGVIIEGGRILTNAHIVAFAQQIYIQPYQSADKIEATVIAQSPEVDLALLQIKNDEFFDSNPPLYFDDKLPKAKDPVSVYGYPMGGFEQSVTEGIVSRIEYRAVFYGLPSLLIQIDAALNPGNSGGAAVAGGKLIGLVCSKIMAAENIGFLIPVEEIQMFLKDAADGSYEGQPMINGIRMQTLENDALRRSLNISGETTGMVVQGVKNIYPDFPLKPWDIITHIGDYSIDNEGRIRINGDLRLPATYLVPRIAKDGKVPLTIIRKKEQLKIDVPVSVESQKLIRFKGFNYPRYFIYGPLVFVELDQFYIQQVLKTDKISLLLAAIGSPVVTRMSDNVSFEGEELVAVFSPMFSHRITKGYDTRGPFGVIKSVNDVPIKNLVHLVETLRDNKEEFVIFRFANTRSECLVFKHNEIEAATEEILNENGIRYQFSDDLKDVWSKK encoded by the coding sequence ATGAGATTTAATACAAAAGAAAATAGCTGTGCTCCCAACTGTGCAGAAGAAATATGTTTTGTGAATAAAATTATAATTCTTCTTTTAAGTGTTATTGTTATCTATTCTTTTGCATCTACTGTGTATGCGGAAGATCAGATTTCTCAATCTGTTGTGAAAATAATTGCTACCCAAAGATTGCCGGATATAATACGACCCTGGACCAAAAATACTCAGCGTGAGATTTCAGGATCAGGTGTAATAATTGAAGGTGGCAGAATACTTACCAATGCGCATATAGTTGCTTTTGCTCAGCAGATCTATATTCAACCCTATCAATCTGCCGATAAGATTGAAGCAACAGTAATTGCACAATCTCCCGAAGTTGATCTTGCTTTACTGCAAATTAAAAATGATGAATTTTTTGATAGTAACCCCCCCTTATATTTTGATGACAAGCTTCCTAAAGCAAAAGATCCTGTTTCTGTGTACGGATATCCTATGGGTGGTTTTGAGCAATCCGTTACAGAAGGGATTGTGTCACGAATAGAGTATCGGGCCGTTTTTTACGGGCTTCCAAGTTTGCTGATACAAATTGATGCTGCACTAAACCCCGGCAATAGCGGCGGAGCAGCAGTAGCCGGTGGGAAGTTAATTGGTCTTGTTTGCAGTAAAATTATGGCTGCTGAAAACATCGGATTTCTTATTCCTGTTGAAGAAATTCAAATGTTTTTAAAAGATGCCGCTGATGGTAGCTATGAAGGTCAACCTATGATAAATGGGATCCGGATGCAGACGCTTGAAAATGATGCGTTGCGCAGAAGTCTTAATATTTCAGGCGAGACAACCGGAATGGTAGTCCAGGGAGTAAAAAACATATATCCTGACTTTCCACTTAAACCATGGGATATTATCACTCATATTGGTGATTATTCTATTGACAATGAAGGCCGTATCCGGATCAACGGAGACTTAAGACTTCCTGCCACTTATCTTGTTCCAAGGATAGCCAAAGATGGAAAAGTTCCGCTTACAATTATCCGAAAAAAAGAGCAGCTAAAGATAGATGTGCCTGTTAGTGTTGAATCTCAAAAGCTTATAAGGTTTAAAGGTTTCAATTATCCAAGATATTTTATTTATGGCCCGCTGGTTTTTGTTGAATTAGATCAGTTCTATATTCAGCAGGTATTGAAAACCGATAAAATATCGCTTTTACTGGCTGCTATCGGGAGCCCTGTTGTGACTCGCATGTCGGATAATGTTTCTTTTGAGGGTGAAGAATTAGTCGCTGTATTTTCCCCTATGTTTTCTCACAGGATTACCAAAGGCTATGATACAAGAGGCCCCTTTGGAGTAATTAAAAGTGTAAATGATGTGCCGATTAAAAACCTGGTTCATCTTGTTGAGACATTAAGAGATAACAAGGAAGAATTTGTTATCTTCAGATTTGCAAACACAAGAAGTGAATGCCTTGTTTTTAAGCATAATGAGATTGAAGCGGCTACTGAAGAGATTTTAAATGAAAATGGAATCCGGTATCAGTTTAGCGATGATCTTAAAGATGTATGGAGTAAAAAATAA